One window of the Nicotiana tabacum cultivar K326 chromosome 4, ASM71507v2, whole genome shotgun sequence genome contains the following:
- the LOC142179909 gene encoding F-box protein At5g07610-like, which translates to MAILKAASPVAGDLTASAGGEVIADKEDILSEILLRLPTQYLLQCCCVSKHWHSLISAPHFRCVTAAATPPLPPPLVSLPFSIFRFSSPSFFLSTIKAINLAFDPSRTDFYRIICIYANNSENDNDPFGDYVYHILIYASESGTWKDTGKGFNDKYDYLLKRGVFSQGCLHWIGENKPFLAFHVENERFRTMPSTSVPENGRKICYFGDWGGRLHVIQECDGGAASLVDVMELQIDYSGGIGGNADSIKVDILCLVEANGEGKTMLIVSAQGRIYSYDIVDRTFEEVCNVSNIASVKQDPLEYKYKWGQAFQHFETLPCV; encoded by the exons ATGGCAATACTCAAGGCTGCTTCACCGGTTGCCGGCGATCTCACCGCTTCCGCGGGTGGCGAAGTGATTGCCGACAAGGAAGACATTCTAAGTGAAATTCTCCTCCGATTACCCACACAATATCTTCTCCAATGCTGCTGCGTTTCCAAACACTGGCACTCTCTCATCTCCGCTCCTCATTTCCGCTGCGTCACTGCCGCCGCCACGCCTCCACTTCCGCCGCCACTG GTTTCATTACCCTTTAGCATTTTCAGGTTTTCATCACCTTCATTCTT CCTCTCTACTATTAAAGCTATAAATTTAGCATTTGATCCGTCAAGAACCGATTTTTACAGAATTATTTGCATATATGCTAATAATTCGGAAAATGACAATGACCCTTTTGGGGATTACGTGTATCATATCTTGATTTATGCTTCAGAAAGTGGTACATGGAAGGATACAGGAAAGGGGTTTAATGATAAATATGATTACTTGTTGAAAAGGGGCGTGTTTTCGCAAGGTTGTCTTCATTGGATTGGCGAAAACAAGCCTTTTCTAGCATTTCATGTCGAGAATGAGAGGTTTAGGACAATGCCTAGTACTAGTGTTCCTGAAAATGGGAGAAAGATttgttattttggcgattggGGCGGGCGCCTCCATGTTATTCAGGAATGTGATGGTGGAGCAGCTTCACTGGTGGATGTAATGGAGTTGCAGATAGATTATTCCGG GGGAATTGGAGGTAATGCTGATAGTATTAAGGTTGATATACTTTGTTTGGTCGAGGCAAATGGAGAAGGGAAGACTATGCTTATAGTATCTGCTCAAGGCAGAATTTATTCCTACGATATCGTTGACAGGACCTTTGAGGAGGTATGTAATGTCTCAAACATTGCTTCTGTCAAGCAGGATCCCTTAGAGTACAAGTATAAATGGGGTCAAGCCTTTCAACACTTTGAGACCCTTCCTTGTGTCTAA